DNA from Salinispora arenicola:
CGAGATGAGTGCTCGCCGCTTCTGGCGCAGTCGTACCCGGGTCCGGACGACGCGGCTGCTGCCCGCCCGCCGACTCCCACCGCTCGTCGCCCAGGATCTGATCATCCTGCGCCGTAAGGCCGCGCGGCTCTGGTGGCCGGTCGGTGCGGCTGCCGTCCCGGTCTACCTCGCCGACGGCCCCGCCTGGCTCCTGATCGGCGTGGTCGTGATCGGTGCGCTGGCCGCCGCCAGCCTCACCGCCGAGTCCACACACGACGACGCCGCGAACCCGGCGATGCTGCGGCTGCTCGGGGTCACGGGCCGTCAGGTGACCGCCGCGCGGCTCGTGGTCCCCGCCGTCGCCGCCGGCGGCTGGCTCGCGGTGACTCTGGCCGTGTTGCAGGCGCTTGGAGCGCTCACCGGGCCATGGTGGGTGCTCGGGCTGCTGGCTGGTCCGGCCGTCGCGGCCGGCGCCTTCCAGCGGGCGAGGGCGAGTGCCGCCTCGATCGGCACCGTTCTGATCGACACACCGCTCGGGGCGTTTCCGGCCGGCATGCTGCTGTGGCTACTCAACGGCATCGACGTTATTGCCGTTCTGACCCTGCCGATCTCGGTCGGCCTGGTGCTGCTGCCGGCGCCGGAGGTGCTCGGCTGGCACTGGCTGCTCGCGCAGGCGGTCAGCTCGGCGCTGGGATATGCCCTGCTGGTACGCAGGTCCGGCACCACCGCCGGCTCGTTCTGATAAATCACTACCGACTACTACAATGGCGCTGAATTGCTTGAAACGGGCGTATAGTTACGTTCCCGAGTCTTGCCGCGTACCCCGATGGCGTTCGCATTCCTGGTCTGATTTCCGTGGGCGATCGGACGACCTAATGGCGACGATCGGTCAACCCGGACCAACCGAATCGGGCGGTATAGTTTCCGGCTAACTTGTGGCTGTACTCCCGTGGAGAGTGTCGATGGAAGAATCCGAGGATCCGCGCCCCTACCACGTCGTGGTGAACGACGAGGAGCAGTATTCGATCTGGCCGGACGGGTCGGAGGTTCCGGCCGGATGGCGCATGGTGGGCTTCAGCGGCGATCGGGCCAGCTGCCTCGCGCACATCGACGAGGTCTGGACCGACCTGCGCCCGCGAGGGCTGCGGGAGTGGCTGGCCGCCCAGGGCTGACCCACACCGCAACCCTGCTACCTCCCGCGGGCGCACCAGGCAGGCAACCTGGGCGCCCGCGGCTACTTCTTCGCCCGCGGCCACTTCCTTCGGCCGCGGGCACTTTTTTCGGCCAGGGTATTCCCGCGCGGTCCGGAGTCGGGAAATGGTTCCCCTTGTCCGGAAAATATCCGGATCGCCCGCCGGTAATCGGCTGACCGTTGAGCGGTTGGGTCAGGCTTGTTGGTTGGTTGACAGGTCGCGAATATTTCTCGTAGTTTCTTTTCATCCCTGGCCGATGAGTTCCGCTCAACGCGGCGGTGTGTCCGGCGGAATTGTCATCCTCCGTTCCACTGTTCTGTAGCTGTCTTCCGGTGTTGCGGACGCGAAGGAGTGCACAGTGCGGGCGACGCCCCTCGACACCGCTATCGACCCGGACCCGACGCCCACCACGGCGGTCGGCGCCACCGTGCCGGACCTCGTCGCCGCCGCGGCGCGACGGCAGCCGGACGCGGTCGCGGTTGCCGGCAGTGACGGGGCCGCGCTCACCTACCGGGAGCTGACCGAGCAGGCCGAGGCCCTGGCCCACCGGCTCGTCACCTGGGGCGTCCACCCGGACGAGCCGGTGGCGGTGGCGCTGCCCCGCTCGGTGGAGCTGGTCGTCACCCTTCTCGCCGTACTCAAGGCCGGCGGTGGGTATCTGCCTCTCGACCCGGCTGATCCGCCAGCGCGGACGCGGCAGCTGCTCGCCGTGGCCGGGGATCCGCCGGTGCTGTCCACAGGCGAGGTGCCTGGTGCCACGCGGCTGTTCCGTCTGGACCAGCCCGGCCCCACCGCGCCCACCGGTGCCGTGCCGCGGCGACTCCACCCCGCTGGTCTCGCATACGTCAACTTCACCTCCGGCTCCACCGGTACGCCGAAGGGGGTTGCCGTTGCCCACTCTGCCGTGGTCCGCCTGATTCACCAGCCTGGCTACCTGCGACTGGGGCCGACCGAGACGGTTCTCCAACTCGCTCCGGCCGCCTTCGACGCGGCGACCCTGGAGATCTGGGGTGCCCTGGCCACCGGGGCCCGGCTCGTGCTGGCCCCACCCGGCGCGCTGGACCTCGCCGACCTGGCCCGGCTGCTCCGCCGGGAACGGATCACAGTCCTCTGGCTGACCGCCGGGCTCTTTCACCAGCTGGTGGAGTTCGACCCGGACTGCCTCGCCGGGGTCGGGCAACTCCTGGCCGGCGGGGACGTGCTCGGCCCGGACGCGGTCCGCCGGGCACTGCAAGCGCGTGACGGAGCGGTTCTGATCAACGGGTACGGCCCGACCGAGAACACCACCTTCACCTGCGTGCACCCGATGACCGACCCGGCGGCCGTACCGGACCCGGTGCCGATCGGTCGGCCGGTGCCAGGGAGTACCGTGTACGTCCTTGACCCGGCGGGACGACACGTGCCCGTCGGGGTTCCCGGAGAGCTGTACACCGGCGGTGCCGGGGTCGCCCGGGGATACCTCGGGCGTCCGGGG
Protein-coding regions in this window:
- a CDS encoding MbtH family protein — encoded protein: MEESEDPRPYHVVVNDEEQYSIWPDGSEVPAGWRMVGFSGDRASCLAHIDEVWTDLRPRGLREWLAAQG